The Populus trichocarpa isolate Nisqually-1 chromosome 11, P.trichocarpa_v4.1, whole genome shotgun sequence genome has a segment encoding these proteins:
- the LOC7460802 gene encoding protein CUP-SHAPED COTYLEDON 2 yields the protein MESYHHFDSGDAHLPPGFRFHPTDEELITYYLLKKVLDSNFTGRAIAEVDLNKCEPWELPGKAKMGEKEWYFFNLRDRKYPTGLRTNRATEAGYWKATGKDREIYSSKTGALVGMKKTLVFYRGRAPKGEKSNWVMHEYRLEGKFAYHYLSRCSKDEWVISRVFQKSCSGAASGGSGSAPKKNRFNTTINLYTEASSPSSVSLPPLLDATTTLTTAASTTTLNDRDSCSYDSHTQHEHVSCFSTIAAAASAAAKHNSNNFDLAPLPPPPMTDSFSRFPRNTGANGFPSLRSLQENLQLPFFFSSPPSAAPVPPFHGGGAAMNWMVNPEEGRFDGTGAGIGAGGRVAMGPTELDCMWTY from the exons atggaGAGCTACCACCACTTTGATAGTGGTGATGCCCATTTGCCTCCTGGATTTAGGTTTCACCCAACTGATGAAGAGCTTATCACCTACTATCTCCTAAAGAAGGTTCTGGACAGCAACTTCACCGGTAGGGCCATCGCTGAAGTTGACCTCAACAAGTGTGAGCCATGGGAACTTCCAG GGAAAGCTAAAATGGGAGAGAAAGAGTGGTACTTCTTTAACTTGAGAGATAGAAAGTACCCAACTGGGCTGAGAACTAATAGAGCCACTGAAGCTGGTTATTGGAAGGCTACGGGGAAAGATAGGGAGATTTATAGCTCAAAGACTGGTGCACTTGTGGGAATGAAGAAGACATTGGTGTTCTACAGAGGGAGGGCTCCTAAAGGAGAGAAAAGTAACTGGGTTATGCATGAGTATCGCCTTGAAGGCAAATTTGCTTACCATTACCTCTCTAGGTGCTCTAAG GACGAGTGGGTAATCTCTCGAGTCTTTCAGAAGAGCTGCAGTGGAGCTGCGAGCGGCGGAAGCGGAAGCGCCCCCAAGAAAAACCGCTTCAACACCACTATCAATCTCTACACAGAAGCTAGCTCCCCATCTTCAGTCTCCCTCCCTCCCCTCCTTGATGCTACCACTACTCTTACCACTGCTGCATCCACCACTACTCTCAATGACCGTGACAGCTGCTCTTATGACAGCCACACTCAACACGAGCACGTGTCCTGTTTCTCCACCATCGCAGCTGCTGCTTCTGCCGCTGCCAAGCATAACAGTAATAACTTTGATCTTGCTCCACTGCCTCCACCTCCAATGACAGATTCATTCTCAAGATTCCCAAGAAACACCGGTGCCAATGGTTTCCCAAGTTTGAGGTCTCTTCAGGAAAATCTTCAGCTGccattctttttttcctccccACCCTCTGCCGCGCCAGTACCACCTTTTCATGGCGGTGGTGCTGCAATGAATTGGATGGTGAACCCTGAAGAGGGAAGGTTTGATGGTACCGGTGCTGGTATTGGAGCTGGTGGAAGGGTGGCAATGGGTCCTACCGAGCTTGACTGCATGTGGACATATTGA